Proteins co-encoded in one Papilio machaon chromosome 24, ilPapMach1.1, whole genome shotgun sequence genomic window:
- the LOC106715742 gene encoding uncharacterized protein LOC106715742 yields MVITRSQGDAADAEERRRLQDRQEEEAQRQIELERRLRLHPDPPASPILHRSYMGERSGDLRVDPLLPTTTTTDLSSGLPIHEDRRRLPTMSQRSNVSVNSRLRLAELKAAERLAAIKKKELELEADLVKKWLAAEISVINDDRESLPDVPFTPAQEREKVVEWLHSNPPEPRGEIVGGQRNEPRATQRTRSPTPTRRSGIEQLAATLENMARPRLRHTDLPIFSGDVNEWLPFYAAYKDTTNMYGVSSAENIQRLRSCLKGEARNAVAALLHAASDPDIIIKTLEQCFGRPEVLIDRALEELKRLPKPESSATELNAFAIKVQNTVCVLQTIDKRGYLYNPLLAREILDKLSPHLRSRWCNYAHEHEDATDPEITLLSRFLMREADRTLRFAYAPATSTSTTNAAKREIRPAVMMKKKTQPVYAVAEYAGGTIVCPSCEQQHSLTECPKYKELAVEQRWELVKEKKICFRCIRSKHRRIVCRAKACGVNACRRPHHSSLHEEAKPDPEKKSEEEAVLSVAPRSATGPRSVLLKICPVVISGPRGELKTHALLDEGATITLIDEGLAQLIGAEGPSEPLHLHGVNMEQNEHSSRRVSLSIRGLKEERSFNLKARTIRNLRLHRQSITKDLLKGEHLKDLDSEEISYDEARPGILVGTDHWECIVSRELRVGRPDQPAASRTQLGWVVHGTVPRTIAQNECVLHVYEPIHQCTNDQDLHELMEDHFTTKDFGVSQKSHVSDEVQREMNIVEKSIKRIDGGCKKRLLRKHDHRIANKRTDFRTDYITAVHWVHHDARRYTPFVAHRLREITELTQKHEWSWLPTDLNVADNATRLSNSVINVNDRWFRGPAFLCEPESEWPTEIISEPKEAEVMHVTEDKRKTNSWLPDPERFSKYETLVGATARAIAFVDIGIRRSATRLECRHLEQAERLLIQHAQRQCFGEEMNRIEAGRPIQKSSRLYRLDPVIEDGVLKVRGRIEAASTPASVKRPIILDDRHTLTKLIVLRKHCAAGHANRELVINDLRQRYWIIHLRPTVRTVERNCAFCRVRRTKPRQPVTGDLPRARLDPFHRPFTNCGVDYFGPMTVKIGRRREKRWSTLFTCLTSRAIHIEIVASLSTDSAIMALRRMAARRGWPRLASELRGEGLRHRMEWRFIPPSAPNQGGAWERLIRSVKTALNAALKEQAPTEEVLRTVLTEIEFSVNARPLTHVSVDPLDPEALTPNHFLLGSSTGIPTTGSCDAADRRTWRASQALADHFWRRWVREYLPTLVPRGESGGGERPLQTGDIVVIADPTLPRNVWPLGVVSRTYPGPDGGVRVVDVKTRTGVFKRPVSKIVALGIEEATQAAPGGELLAT; encoded by the exons ATGGTGATCACCAGGAGCCAAGGTGACGCAGCTGACGCGGAAGAACGAAGACGGCTTCAAGATCGTCAGGAAGAAGAAGCGCAACGTCAGATCGAACTAGAACGACGACTACGCCTACACCCTGACCCTCCGGCGTCACCCATACTACACCGATCCTATATGGGTGAACGGAGCGGCGATCTAAGGGTTGATCCATTACTCCCTACGACGACCACCACAGATCTTTCGTCGGGGCTTCCGATCCATGAAGACCGTCGAAGATTGCCAACAATGTCGCAACGCTCGAACGTCAGCGTGAACTCGCGACTAAGGCTGGCAGAACTAAAAGCAGCAGAACGGTTGGCTGCCATTAAGAAAAAGGAACTTGAACTGGAGGCAGACCTCGTGAAGAAGTGGCTAGCAGCCGAGATATCTGTCATCAACGATGACCGGGAGAGCCTGCCCGATGTTCCTTTTACACCTGCTCAAGAACGTGAGAAGGTGGTCGAGTGGTTACACTCAAACCCCCCTGAACCACGGGGGGAGATTGTAGGTGGCCAGCGCAACGAACCTAGGGCCACCCAACGAACTAGATCGCCGACGCCAACCAGAAGAAGTGGCATCGAACAGCTGGCAGCGACATTAGAGAATATGGCGCGACCACGTTTACGGCATACCGACCTACCGATCTTCTCGGGTGACGTAAACGAGTGGTTGCCGTTTTATGCCGCTTACAAGGATACAACGAACATGTATGGCGTGTCGTCGGCAGAAAATATTCAGCGATTAAGAAGCTGCCTCAAGGGAGAAGCAAGGAACGCTGTCGCGGCGCTACTTCATGCAGCGTCAGACCCTGACATCATTATCAAGACGCTAGAACAGTGCTTCGGCAGGCCGGAAGTGCTCATAGACCGAGCGCTAGAAGAATTGAAGAGACTGCCAAAGCCAGAGTCATCGGCGACCGAACTGAACGCGTTCGCTATTAAAGTACAGAACACTGTGTGCGTTCTGCAGACAATAGATAAGAGGGGTTACCTCTATAACCCTCTCTTAGCACGAGAAATCTTAGACAAGTTGAGTCCGCATCTGCGATCCAGATGGTGCAATTACGCACACGAACACGAAGACGCAACAGATCCTGAGATAACGTTGTTGTCACGATTCCTTATGCGCGAAGCTGATCGAACGCTACGCTTCGCATATGCACCAGCAACGAGCACAAGCACGACGAACGCAGCCAAACGGGAGATCAGACCTGCCGTCATGATGAAAAAGAAGACGCAACCCGTCTATGCTGTCGCCGAGTACGCAGGAGGTACCATCGTCTGCCCTAGCTGCGAGCAGCAGCACTCGTTGACAGAGTGCCCGAAATATAAGGAACTCGCTGTCGAACAGCGGTGGGAGCTGGTGAAAGAAAAGAAGATCTGCTTCAGATGTATTAGAAGCAAACACAGGCGCATCGTATGCAGAGCCAAGGCATGCGGTGTGAACGCGTGCCGACGACCTCACCACTCCTCACTGCATGAAGAGGCCAAACCAGACCCAGAGAAAAAGTCCGAGGAAGAAGCTGTACTGTCGGTAGCGCCCAGATCAGCTACCGGCCCTAGAAGCGTTCTTCTGAAGATATGTCCCGTGGTAATTAGCGGTCCACGGGGGGAGCTCAAGACGCATGCACTGCTGGATGAAGGAGCAACGATAACACTGATCGACGAAGGGCTAGCTCAACTGATCGGAGCCGAAGGCCCTTCAGAACCGCTGCACCTTCATGGCGTGAACATGGAACAGAACGAACATTCCAGCCGACGAGTCTCCTTATCGATTCGGGGTCTCAAAGAAGAAAGGTCTTTTAACTTGAAAGCGCGAACTATACGAAATCTACGTCTGCACAGGCAGTCCATAACCAAAGATCTTTTGAAGGGCGAACATCTGAAAGACCTAGATAGTGAAGAAATAAGCTACGATGAAGCTCGCCCAGGCATCCTAGTGGGGACAGACCACTGGGAATGTATCGTGTCCCGTGAGTTACGAGTTGGCCGCCCTGATCAGCCAGCGGCATCACGAACACAGCTCGGTTGGGTGGTACACGGAACGGTGCCACGAACGATAGCACAGAACGAATGCGTGCTACATGTATACGAACCGATACACCAATGCACGAACGACCAAGATCTGCACGAACTGATGGAAGATCATTTCACGACCAAAGATTTCGGAGTCTCACAGAAGTCACACGTCAGCGACGAAGTACAACGAGAAATGAATATCGTCGAGAAATCCATTAAGAGGATCGATGGAGGCTGCAAGAAACGGCTGCTGAGGAAACATGACCATCGTATTGCCAACAAGAGAACCGATTTCCGAACTGATTATATAACAGCAGTCCACTGGGTACACCACGATGCTCGACGATACACACCCTTCGTCGCCCACAGACTCAGAGAGATAACTGAGCTTACGCAGAAGCACGAGTGGAGTTGGCTTCCCACCGATCTAAACGTAGCCGACAATGCGACCCGCCTATCCAATAGTGTAATCAACGTGAACGATCGTTGGTTCCGGGGTCCTGCTTTCTTGTGTGAGCCAGAGTCTGAGTGGCCCACCGAAATAATATCTGAACCGAAAGAGGCGGAAGTTATGCACGTGACAGAAGATAAGAGGAAGACGAACTCCTGGCTACCTGATCCAGAACGCTTCTCTAAATACGAAACTCTCGTCGGGGCAACAGCGCGAGCGATCGCATTCGTCGACATCGGGATTCGCCGATCTGCTACGCGTCTCGAATGTCGTCACCTGGAACAAGCGGAGAGACTGCTCATCCAACACGCGCAACGGCAATGCTTCGGCGAAGAGATGAACCGTATTGAAGCAGGTCGACCTATACAGAAATCAAGCAGACTGTACAGACTGGATCCGGTGATCGAAGACGGAGTACTCAAGGTCCGAGGACGCATCGAAGCCGCGTCCACTCCAGCGAGCGTCAAGCGTCCGATCATCCTGGACGACCGACATACGCTCACAAAGCTGATCGTGCTTCGCAAACATTGCGCTGCGGGTCACGCAAATAGAGAACTCGTGATAAATGATCTCCGGCAGCGCTACTGGATCATTCATCTCAGACCAACGGTGCGCACAGTGGAACGGAACTGTGCATTTTGTCGCGTGCGCCGAACCAAGCCGCGACAACCAGTCACCGGAGACCTGCCGCGAGCACGACTCGATCCATTTCATCGTCCTTTCACCAATTGTGGAGTCGACTACTTCGGACCGATGACAGTGAAGATAGGAAGACGCCGCGAAAAGAGGTGGAGTACACTTTTCACGTGTCTCACCTCACGCGCCATCCATATAGAGATAGTAGCATCACTGTCAACAGACTCAGCAATCATGGCCCTACGTCGGATGGCGGCGCGAAGAGGATGGCCACGACTT GCATCTGAACTTCGAGGAGAGGGACTGCGGCACCGAATGGAATGGCGGTTTATTCCTCCCAGTGCGCCCAACCAAGGCGGCGCCTGGGAGAGGTTAATCAGATCAGTCAAGACCGCACTGAATGCTGCACTGAAAGAACAAGCGCCTACAGAAGAGGTGCTTCGAACTGTGTTGACTGAAATCGAGTTCTCAGTCAATGCCAGACCACTGACACATGTGAGTGTCGACCCCCTGGACCCAGAGGCGCTTACCCCGAACCATTTTTTATTGGGGTCATCGACGGGAATTCCAACCACCGGATCGTGCGACGCAGCGGATCGACGGACTTGGCGCGCCAGCCAAGCGCTTGCCGACCACTTCTGGCGGCGATGGGTACGAGAGTACCTGCCGACTCTCGTACCACGCGGCGAGTCCGGAGGAGGAGAACGACCACTGCAGACCGGAGACATCGTAGTCATCGCCGACCCAACGCTGCCACGGAACGTGTGGCCACTGGGGGTTGTCTCGCGCACATATCCGGGACCCGACGGCGGCGTCAGAGTCGTCGATGTCAAGACCAGAACAGGAGTCTTCAAGCGGCCCGTCAGTAAGATCGTCGCCTTAGGAATAGAAGAGGCTACGCAAGCTGCGCCGGGGGGAGAGCTGTTGGCGACGTAG